From a region of the Halobacteriovorax sp. HLS genome:
- a CDS encoding VOC family protein, whose protein sequence is MFKKDLMESFLHKLEDNLESEGIDLCSLEIDHLCYRVDSEERYDELKSDLALENKLLHEAMISNRPIATFKMKEAFIYKNITIPLLELPSPKPGSDYTEGFEHAEAVINMSFEKFSHKYPHIEFDWKAAKKSHNPELRISFGDISIKFHHHSLEDIIESELNS, encoded by the coding sequence ATGTTTAAAAAAGACTTGATGGAGTCCTTTCTTCATAAATTAGAAGATAATTTAGAAAGTGAAGGTATAGATCTTTGTTCCCTTGAAATTGATCACCTTTGCTATAGAGTAGATAGCGAAGAAAGATACGATGAGCTTAAAAGCGATCTTGCCCTAGAAAATAAGCTTCTACATGAAGCGATGATTTCAAATCGTCCTATTGCAACTTTTAAAATGAAAGAGGCATTTATATATAAGAATATTACGATACCTCTTCTTGAACTCCCATCTCCGAAACCGGGCAGTGATTATACAGAAGGTTTCGAACATGCTGAGGCGGTTATCAATATGAGCTTTGAGAAATTCTCACATAAGTATCCCCATATTGAGTTTGACTGGAAGGCAGCTAAGAAATCTCACAATCCTGAACTAAGAATTAGTTTTGGGGATATTTCTATTAAGTTTCACCATCATTCTTTAGAAGATATTATTGAGAGTGAGCTAAATTCTTAG
- a CDS encoding peptidylprolyl isomerase encodes MSSISAKHILVHQEYEAQDLIKKLNDGTPFEELAKDFSQCASSSGGGDLGSFSKGMMVKPFEQAAFALKVGETSGIVKTQFGYHLIMRTA; translated from the coding sequence ATGAGTTCAATTTCAGCTAAGCACATTCTAGTTCACCAAGAGTACGAGGCCCAAGATCTTATTAAAAAATTAAATGATGGAACTCCATTTGAAGAATTGGCCAAAGACTTTTCTCAGTGTGCTTCATCTTCAGGTGGTGGAGACCTTGGAAGTTTTTCTAAAGGAATGATGGTTAAACCATTTGAGCAAGCCGCGTTTGCTTTAAAAGTAGGTGAGACTTCAGGAATAGTTAAGACACAATTTGGCTATCACCTCATAATGAGAACGGCATAA
- a CDS encoding M14 family metallopeptidase yields the protein MKNHLLSLACAIGLGLITTSSFAHSNSASIDNPRTDYVSIKFKDYKSGMLLLKKLDIDVTGVDVKNSIADIFATGEQMKLLEKSSSTFISIKTQKKITKVDTEYKSPSEIETILKNFESTYPEVAKVHVIGTSAEGRNIYAMKISDNVADSEIEESSVLFNSMHHAREVMSPEVSLDIIETLLTKYSSDLKIQNYVDSNEIWVVPMLNVDGNAKVWAGSNMWRKNTNYGHGVDINRNYPHLWGACNGSSGSTWSSTYRGPEAGSEPETQALMNLVKEIRPVFDISYHAYSELVIYPMGCKGQRTHTKEIVEKIGKQMGAAVNYAPGTAWELLYSVDGSDIDWMYNAYQVIPYVLEVNSRREGFQPSYSKWRDKTVQRNRAAWMLLLDRMNGTGVKGLLDETFVTPQSYEIEVKKEDGTIVQNYRVNPNGSFHIVLNPGSYTFSLKKGRSIVSTKSLALENLRVDLQF from the coding sequence ATGAAAAATCACCTGCTCTCGCTTGCATGTGCGATAGGTTTAGGACTTATCACAACAAGCTCTTTTGCTCACTCAAATTCAGCATCTATAGATAATCCAAGAACAGACTATGTCTCAATTAAATTTAAAGATTATAAATCAGGAATGCTTCTATTAAAGAAGCTAGATATTGATGTTACTGGTGTAGACGTAAAGAACTCAATTGCAGACATTTTTGCGACTGGGGAACAAATGAAACTCTTAGAGAAATCTAGTTCTACATTTATTTCTATCAAAACACAAAAGAAGATCACAAAGGTTGATACTGAATATAAATCTCCAAGTGAAATTGAAACGATTCTAAAGAACTTTGAAAGTACATATCCAGAAGTTGCTAAGGTTCACGTTATTGGAACTTCTGCAGAAGGAAGAAATATTTATGCGATGAAAATTTCTGACAATGTCGCTGATAGTGAAATAGAAGAATCATCAGTTCTTTTCAATAGCATGCACCATGCACGAGAAGTGATGTCACCAGAAGTAAGTTTAGATATTATTGAAACTTTACTTACCAAGTATTCAAGTGACTTAAAAATCCAAAACTATGTAGACTCTAACGAGATTTGGGTTGTTCCAATGCTAAATGTTGATGGAAATGCAAAGGTTTGGGCCGGAAGCAATATGTGGAGAAAGAACACAAATTACGGACACGGAGTTGATATTAACAGAAATTATCCTCACTTATGGGGAGCTTGCAATGGTTCATCCGGCTCAACATGGTCTAGTACTTATAGAGGACCAGAAGCTGGATCAGAACCTGAAACGCAAGCCCTTATGAATCTAGTAAAAGAAATCAGACCTGTATTTGATATTAGTTATCACGCATACAGTGAGCTTGTTATCTATCCTATGGGGTGTAAAGGACAAAGAACACACACTAAAGAGATCGTAGAAAAAATCGGAAAGCAAATGGGCGCAGCAGTTAACTACGCTCCAGGAACAGCCTGGGAACTTCTATACTCTGTAGATGGTTCTGATATTGATTGGATGTATAATGCTTACCAAGTTATTCCATACGTACTTGAAGTTAATAGTAGAAGAGAAGGTTTCCAACCAAGTTACTCTAAATGGAGAGACAAGACTGTTCAAAGAAATAGAGCAGCTTGGATGCTACTTCTTGATAGAATGAATGGAACGGGAGTTAAAGGTTTACTAGATGAAACTTTTGTTACTCCTCAAAGTTATGAAATAGAAGTAAAAAAAGAAGATGGAACTATTGTTCAAAATTATAGAGTGAATCCAAATGGATCATTTCATATTGTGCTCAATCCAGGGAGCTACACTTTCTCTTTGAAGAAAGGTAGATCTATAGTCTCTACAAAATCTCTAGCTCTTGAAAACCTAAGAGTAGATCTACAATTCTAA
- the acs gene encoding acetate--CoA ligase, which produces MDLKISNMDEYNNAYAMAQSNPQEFWAQMATNFQWTKKWDEVQSGTIEQADIKWFDGAQLNITENCLDRHLEKRSDQVALLFEPNDPSEETVKYTYAQLHAAVCKTANMLKELGVKKGDRVCIYMSMVPEQLISVLACARLGAIHSVVFGGFSALALAGRIEDCECKVLITNDAGFRGNKIIPLKEISDEALKMKECRSIEKVLVHKRVGSSVSMQEGRDIWWHDLYAKCSTECEAEVMSSEDPLFILYTSGSTGKPKGILHTTAGYMVWAAYTFANVFQVDEGDTYWCTADIGWITGHTYITYGPLLNGATTTMFEGVPTWPDAGRFWDIVDKHKITHFYTAPTAIRALMGCGNEFVTNKSLTSLKVLGSVGEPINEEAWHWYDEVVGKKKCPIVDTWWQTETGGILISPLAGITKTIPCFATKPLPGVSPVLMNSEGEVIETTEASGNLCIDRPWPGMLRGIWGDMERFKQTYLSAYPGKYFTGDGCKRDQFSNYRITGRVDDVLNISGHRIGTAEVEDAIDQHPDVIEAAVVGFPHDVKGQGIYAYVVTGHDCEDSIKAEIIATVNKMIGPIAKPDKIQIVKGLPKTRSGKIMRRILRKIASHEFDNFGDTSTLLDPSVVDEIKDGVL; this is translated from the coding sequence ATGGATCTCAAAATTTCTAATATGGATGAGTATAATAATGCCTATGCAATGGCACAATCTAACCCTCAAGAGTTCTGGGCACAGATGGCCACCAACTTTCAGTGGACTAAGAAGTGGGACGAAGTACAGTCAGGAACAATTGAACAAGCAGATATAAAATGGTTCGATGGTGCTCAGTTAAATATCACTGAAAATTGTCTAGATAGACATCTTGAGAAGAGAAGCGATCAAGTGGCCTTACTGTTTGAGCCAAATGATCCTTCAGAAGAAACTGTAAAATACACATACGCTCAATTACACGCCGCTGTTTGTAAAACAGCAAATATGTTAAAAGAGCTAGGAGTTAAAAAAGGCGATAGAGTTTGTATCTATATGTCTATGGTGCCAGAACAACTTATTTCCGTCTTAGCATGTGCTCGCCTAGGGGCCATTCACTCAGTTGTTTTTGGAGGCTTTTCCGCCTTGGCCCTTGCAGGAAGAATTGAAGATTGCGAATGTAAAGTTCTAATTACTAACGATGCTGGATTTAGAGGAAATAAAATTATACCTCTAAAAGAAATTAGTGATGAAGCTCTTAAAATGAAAGAATGTCGCTCTATTGAGAAGGTGTTGGTTCATAAGCGTGTGGGAAGTTCTGTTTCTATGCAAGAAGGAAGAGATATCTGGTGGCATGATCTCTACGCTAAGTGCTCCACTGAATGTGAGGCAGAAGTTATGTCTTCAGAAGACCCTTTATTTATTCTTTACACTTCTGGTTCAACAGGAAAACCAAAGGGAATTTTACACACTACTGCGGGCTATATGGTATGGGCGGCCTACACATTTGCAAATGTATTTCAAGTTGATGAGGGAGATACTTACTGGTGTACGGCGGATATTGGTTGGATTACAGGTCACACTTATATTACCTATGGACCTCTTTTAAATGGTGCGACGACGACTATGTTTGAAGGTGTCCCTACTTGGCCTGACGCTGGAAGGTTTTGGGATATTGTCGATAAACATAAAATAACACATTTCTACACAGCTCCTACAGCAATAAGAGCATTAATGGGTTGTGGAAATGAATTTGTAACGAATAAATCACTAACTAGTCTTAAAGTTCTTGGTTCAGTTGGTGAGCCAATAAATGAAGAAGCTTGGCACTGGTATGACGAAGTGGTTGGCAAAAAGAAATGTCCAATAGTGGATACTTGGTGGCAAACCGAAACAGGGGGAATTTTAATTTCACCTCTTGCTGGAATAACTAAGACAATTCCGTGTTTTGCAACAAAACCTCTGCCAGGTGTTTCTCCCGTTCTTATGAATAGTGAAGGTGAGGTCATTGAGACTACCGAGGCATCAGGAAATCTTTGTATAGATAGACCATGGCCGGGAATGCTAAGAGGAATATGGGGAGATATGGAAAGATTTAAACAAACATATCTTAGTGCGTATCCTGGAAAGTACTTTACAGGTGATGGATGTAAAAGAGACCAATTTTCTAATTATAGAATTACAGGTCGTGTTGATGATGTTCTAAATATTTCTGGACACAGAATAGGAACTGCTGAAGTTGAAGATGCAATTGATCAACACCCGGATGTTATTGAAGCTGCAGTAGTAGGTTTTCCTCATGATGTAAAAGGGCAGGGGATATACGCTTATGTAGTTACTGGTCATGATTGTGAAGACTCTATTAAGGCCGAAATTATCGCCACTGTGAATAAGATGATTGGACCTATTGCAAAACCAGATAAGATTCAAATAGTAAAAGGGCTTCCAAAAACTAGGTCCGGAAAAATTATGAGAAGAATTTTAAGAAAAATTGCTTCTCATGAATTTGATAATTTTGGTGATACATCAACACTTTTAGATCCATCAGTAGTTGATGAAATAAAGGATGGCGTTTTATAG